Proteins encoded in a region of the Geobacillus genomosp. 3 genome:
- a CDS encoding ADP-ribosylglycohydrolase family protein, which produces MLDRIKGGLFGVAIGDALGATTEFMSVDDVRRKYGKVTDIIGGGFLDLKPGEVTDDTAMTIAVARGIIRDPTCPIHDIGEEFLRWYETDPPDVGIIIRMVLRRYQGDWFAAAVQACEELGGRCAGNGSLMRCLPIALAYADQEKMEEITAVHSRMTHADERATEACLIYNRIAFRVLQGEPLAKAIRKEVEHTRYEPLLMVTPAYPPDGYVVHTMGWVLHWLLRCESFEDVVISAANMGGDSDTIAAIAGGLKGLEVGYSQLPKRFVETIGCADELEKLAVQLADVRSSFGSEAVQG; this is translated from the coding sequence GTGCTGGACCGGATCAAAGGCGGGCTGTTTGGGGTGGCGATCGGGGATGCGCTCGGGGCGACGACGGAGTTTATGAGCGTTGACGACGTCCGCCGCAAGTATGGAAAGGTGACGGACATCATTGGCGGCGGTTTCCTTGACTTGAAGCCCGGGGAAGTAACGGACGATACGGCGATGACGATCGCGGTGGCGCGGGGGATCATTCGCGATCCGACATGCCCGATTCATGACATTGGCGAGGAGTTTTTGCGGTGGTACGAGACCGACCCGCCCGATGTCGGCATCATCATCCGCATGGTGTTGAGGCGGTATCAGGGCGACTGGTTTGCGGCCGCGGTGCAGGCTTGCGAGGAGTTAGGGGGAAGATGTGCAGGCAATGGGTCGCTGATGCGCTGTTTGCCGATCGCGCTGGCGTATGCGGACCAAGAGAAGATGGAAGAAATAACGGCTGTGCATTCCCGCATGACGCATGCGGACGAACGGGCGACGGAGGCGTGCCTCATTTATAACCGTATCGCCTTTCGGGTGCTTCAAGGGGAGCCGCTCGCCAAGGCGATTCGGAAGGAAGTGGAGCACACTCGCTATGAGCCGCTGCTTATGGTGACGCCTGCCTATCCTCCTGACGGGTATGTCGTCCATACGATGGGGTGGGTGTTGCATTGGCTGCTTCGTTGTGAATCGTTTGAAGATGTCGTCATTTCGGCCGCGAATATGGGTGGGGACAGCGATACGATCGCGGCCATTGCGGGAGGGCTGAAAGGGCTGGAAGTCGGGTACAGCCAGCTGCCGAAGCGGTTTGTGGAAACGATCGGTTGCGCTGATGAACTGGAAAAACTGGCGGTGCAACTGGCCGATGTGCGAAGTTCGTTCGGATCGGAAGCTGTGCAGGGGTAG